CGCGCGCGTCGAGGTACGAGCCGTACACCACCATGAACGTGCCGCCTAACGAGAGCGAGAAGATCGCGTGGCCGAGCGCGGCGACGAGCACGCCCGCGTTGAGATCCGCGAATCGGACCTTCAAGATGTACCAGCGCACGCCCGCCATCGCGCCCGGCAGCGTGACGGAGCGCACGAGCAGCACGAGGATGACGACGAGCAGCGCGGGGACGATGATCTTGCTCGCCCGCTCGATCCCGGCGCGCAGCCCGCGGTGCACGACGAGCGCGCAGGCCACGATGACGAGCCCCGTGCACAGGAGCTGCAGCACGAACGACGTCGGCGCGAACCCGGTGTCCGGCGGGAGGATCGCCGACGCGTCGAACGACGGGTTCACGATGGCCACCGCCTGCCCGACCGCGTAGTACAGCACCCAGCCGATGACCGCGGTGTAGTACCCCGTCGCGGCGATGACGACGGCGAAGAAGAACCATCCCACCGCCCGGCCCGCGGGGAACCCGCCGCCGGCGAACGCGCCCACCGGCCCCCGCCGCGTGAGGCGGCCGAGCGCGAACTCCGCCATGAGCGCGGGGACGCCGATGGCGAGCGAGATCACGACGTAGAGGAGCACGAACGCCGCGCCGCCGAACTTCCCGACCATGTACGGGAAGCGCCACACGTTGCCGAGCCCCAGCGCCACGCCGACGATCGTCATCAGCGTGCCGAAGCGGGAGGCGAACGTCTCGCGCGGGGTGTCTTTCATGACGTTGTGCTCGGCGTTTTTGACCGCAGAGGACGCAGAGGGGCGCAGAGGACTGCCTCTTCCTTCTTGTGTTGAACCACAGAGGACACAGAGGACACAGAGGAGAACCACTCGTGTTGGTTTGCTCTGTGTCCTCTGTGGGCTTGACCCGCCTTTGTGGACACCCGGGTTATGCCGCGCTGGGCGGCACGAGCTGCGCTTCGTACTGCGCGGGACTGAGGTAACCGAGCGTCGAGTGCCGCCGCTGCCGGTTGTACCACGTTTCGATGTAGCGGAAGATCGCGCGCCGCGCCTCGTCGCGCGTGCGCCAGTCGCTGCGCGTGATCAGCTCCAGTTCGAGCGTCGCGAAGAAGCTTTCGGCCACCGCGTTGTCCCAGCAGTCCCCCTTCCGGCTCATACTCGCGACGAGCCTGTGCTGGGTGAGCAGCGCTTGATACTCGGCACTGGCGTACTGGACGCCGCGATCGGAGTGATGGACGAGGCCCGGCGCCGGCCGCCGCGCCCCGAGCGCCATGCGCAGCGCCGCGAGGGCGAGATCCACCTCGAGCGTGTCGCGCATCGCCCAACCGATGACGCGCCGCGACGCGAGATCGAGCACCGTGGCCAGATAGAGCCAGCCCGCGCGCGTCGGGACGTATGTGACGTCACTCACCCACACGCGGTCGAGGGCGCGCGGGGCGTCGCCGTCGTGCACGGCGAACTGCCGCGCGAGGACGTTCGGCGCGATCGGCCGCGCGTGCGCCGAGTGCGTCGTGCGCACGCCGCCGCGCCGGCGTACCCGCCCTACCAGGCCGTCGGCGCGCATGAGCCGCGCGACGCGCTTCTTGCCCACGCGCACCGCCTGCGCGCGGAGCTCCTGATGCACGCGCGGCGCGCCGTACGTGCCACGGCTCTCGCGATGCGCGACGCGCACGCGCGCCAGCAGCACCTCGTCGGCGAGCGCGTGGGCCGTCGGGCTCGCCCCGCGGCGCCAGGCATAGTAGCCCGACGGCGCCACGGCCAACACGCGGCACATGAGGCGCACCGGATACGAGTCGCGGTGCCGCGTGATGCAGGCGTACT
This DNA window, taken from Gemmatirosa kalamazoonensis, encodes the following:
- a CDS encoding IS3 family transposase (programmed frameshift), yielding MTKSQHVRRVFTAEFKDEALRLLETRRARGGSVTGVACELGVRPGQLREWAQQADRATSTPVSAVSTSGETLEQEVRRLRREVATLKQEAEFGKKSRGVLREGVAVKYACITRHRDSYPVRLMCRVLAVAPSGYYAWRRGASPTAHALADEVLLARVRVAHRESRGTYGAPRVHQELRAQAVRVGKKRVARLMRADGLVGRVRRRGGVRTTHSAHARPIAPNVLARQFAVHDGDAPRALDRVWVSDVTYVPTRAGWLYLATVLDLASRRVIGWAMRDTLEVDLALAALRMALGARRPAPGLVHHSDRGVQYASAEYQALLTQHRLVASMSRKGDCWDNAVAESFFATLELELITRSDWRTRDEARRAIFRYIETWYNRQRRHSTLGYLSPAQYEAQLVPPSAA
- a CDS encoding sodium-dependent transporter — protein: MKDTPRETFASRFGTLMTIVGVALGLGNVWRFPYMVGKFGGAAFVLLYVVISLAIGVPALMAEFALGRLTRRGPVGAFAGGGFPAGRAVGWFFFAVVIAATGYYTAVIGWVLYYAVGQAVAIVNPSFDASAILPPDTGFAPTSFVLQLLCTGLVIVACALVVHRGLRAGIERASKIIVPALLVVILVLLVRSVTLPGAMAGVRWYILKVRFADLNAGVLVAALGHAIFSLSLGGTFMVVYGSYLDARESLARPALWTVFGDTVSSLLAGFAVIPAVFALGLQPTSGPGLIFSTLPKVFAAIPFGRAFGVLFFAGLLGAGYLSDVGAFEVLVAGLTDNTRLSRGCAVVVMSVAAFVLAIPPTINNAVFVPWDLTFGSGMQTLGALFAVLTVGWCVNRSAALRELGLGGRGAWLYYWIRFGIPLAIVAAGVWWLLTSVLGTVRAV